GGTGCTGCGCGCCGACCATCCGCACTTGCACCCGGGGGGCTCAGCTGCGACCAAGGGCGTGGGGGGCACGGGGCCTGGAGGACACCTCCACCCGCACCATCCTCACCaccctcaccaccaccaccaccatcaccaccaccatccctcggctcatcaccaccatcaccacccgCCACAGCCGCCGCCCCCACATATGGTGCACTATTTCCACCAGCAGCCTCCTGCTACTGCCCCGCAACCCGCACAGTCGACGCACCTCCAGtcccagcagcagcagccgcaACAACAGCCACAGCCACCTCCGCCGCAACCGCAGTCCCAATCCCACCCCGGGAAGATGCAGGAGGCAGCAGCTGTGGCGGCCGCGGCTGCGGCCGCAGCGGCAGCGGCAGTGGGCAGCGTAGGCAGGCTCTCTCAGTTCCCCCCCTACGGGTTGGGGTCGGCGGCTGCAGCAGCGGCTGCTGCTGCAGCTTCATCTTCGGGCTTTAAGCATCCATTCGCCATCGAGAACATCATCGGAAGGGACTACAAGGGTGTGATCCAGGCAGGCGGACTGCCCTTGGCATCGGTGATGCATCATCTTGGCTACCCCGTGCCTAGCCAACTCAGCAATGTGGTCAGCTCCATGTGGCCACACGTCGGGGTCATGGATTCTGTAGCCGCGGCAGCGGCTGCAGCAGCGGCCGCTGGAGTGCCAGTGGGCCCAGATTACGGGGCATTTGGGGTGCCAGTTAAGACCCTGTGCCATCCTCCTGGACAGACTCTACCTGCAGTACCCGTCCCTATTAAGCCCACCCCTGCCCTACCACCTGTAGCCGCCCTGCCCCCCGCACTGACGGTCAAtgctccgccgccgccgcctccacCCATCTGTCCTTCTGCGGCAGCCTCGCCGGCTTCCACTCTACTAGAGCAGACTCCCCCCAAT
This sequence is a window from Sminthopsis crassicaudata isolate SCR6 chromosome 1, ASM4859323v1, whole genome shotgun sequence. Protein-coding genes within it:
- the FOXB2 gene encoding forkhead box protein B2, with translation MPRPGKSSYSDQKPPYSYISLTAMAIQHSAEKMLPLSDIYKFIMERFPYYREHTQRWQNSLRHNLSFNDCFIKIPRRPDQPGKGSFWALHPDCGDMFENGSFLRRRKRFKVLRADHPHLHPGGSAATKGVGGTGPGGHLHPHHPHHPHHHHHHHHHHPSAHHHHHHPPQPPPPHMVHYFHQQPPATAPQPAQSTHLQSQQQQPQQQPQPPPPQPQSQSHPGKMQEAAAVAAAAAAAAAAAVGSVGRLSQFPPYGLGSAAAAAAAAAASSSGFKHPFAIENIIGRDYKGVIQAGGLPLASVMHHLGYPVPSQLSNVVSSMWPHVGVMDSVAAAAAAAAAAGVPVGPDYGAFGVPVKTLCHPPGQTLPAVPVPIKPTPALPPVAALPPALTVNAPPPPPPPICPSAAASPASTLLEQTPPNSAENKSNSLHSVLVHS